In the Oryzias latipes chromosome 9, ASM223467v1 genome, one interval contains:
- the chmp7 gene encoding charged multivesicular body protein 7 translates to MTLPTEWEDDERMNFMFSEFKENREVNVTDWDSKMDFWSALIMRSCRQRGSVCINLKDLNETFRRKDRSPLGLPTVIQSMARGGKIQRESEFAASVDCGWVSWSVGLLLVKPLKWTFSTLLGGGGVPLQDSFVVIEIVKEKAAELLQLYRNSELSSCSIFSFQELCVLSSDICADESTLCMALLQLQKDKQVIVSLHEGEKIVKFCQAGQERVSPLNDVDIGIYQLQRSEKLLGERVEKLGREADRCKEETRNLLREGKKSQALRCLRSQKRIEKRANNLFAKMESIRGILDRIAMSQTDKMVMQAYQTGVAALRLSLKDVSVERAESLVDQIQELCDTQDEVNRTISSGVNPADEDMDGLEEELKSLLEEGNPDSASVPADGVSFSEQILSVLPDVPRSPLNVVSDGLEAKLEQLKLSD, encoded by the exons ATGACTCTACCTACTGAATGGGAGGACGACGAGCGCATGAATTTTATGTTTTCCGAATTCAAGGAGAACCGAGAAGTGAACGTCACGGACTGGGACAGCAAGATGGACTTCTGGTCGGCTCTGATCATGAGGAGCTGCAGGCAGCGGGGCTCTGTGTGCATCAACCTGAAGGACCTGAACGAGACCTTCAGGAGGAAGGACAGATCCCCGCTGGGGCTGCCGACCGTCATCCAGTCCATGGCCAG AGGTGGGAAGATCCAGAGGGAGTCGGAGTTCGCCGCCAGCGTGGACTGTGGCTGGGTGTCGTGGAGCGTCGGCCTCCTGCTAGTGAAGCCCCTAAAGTGGACCTTCTCCACCCTGCTGGGAGGTGGAGGGGTTCCTCTGCAGGACTCGTTTGTTGTGATTGAAATAGTGAAG gaGAAAGCAGCAGAACTCCTTCAGCTCTATCGGAACAGTGAATTATCCAGTTGCTCCATCTTCTCTTTTCAGGAGCTCTGTGTGCTCTCCTCTGACATCTGTGCAGATGAGAGCACCCTGTGCATGGCCCTGCTCCAGCTGCAGAAGGATAAGCAAGTGATTGTTAGTTTGCATGAGGGAGAGAAG ATTGTGAAGTTTTGTCAGGCAGGACAGGAGCGCGTGTCTCCCCTGAATGACGTCGACATTGGGATCTATCAGCTGCAGCGCAGTGAGAAACTCCTGGGAGAGCGGGTGGAAAAACTGGGAAGGGAAGCTGACAG GTGCAAGGAAGAAACAAGAAATCTACTTCGCGAAGGAAAAAAGTCTCAG GCTCTCAGGTGTTTGAGAAGCCAGAAGAGGATCGAAAAGAGGGCAAACAACTTGTTTGCCAAAATGGAGAGCATCAGAGGAATCCTGGACCGAATAGCTATGTCACAGACTGATAAGATG GTGATGCAGGCATATCAGACGGGAGTGGCTGCCTTAAGGCTGTCTCTAAAGGATGTTTCTGTGGAGCGTGCAGAGAGTCTGGTGGATCAAATTCAGGAG CTGTGCGACACACAAGATGAAGTCAATCGAACCATTTCCAGTGGTGTGAATCCTGCAG ATGAAGACATGGATGGTTTGGAGGAAGAACTGAAGTCTTTGCTAGAGGAGGGAAATCCAGACTCGGCCTCAGTTCCAGCAGACGGTGTCAGTTTCAGCGAGCAGATCCTGAGCGTTCTGCCAGATGTTCCTCGCAGTCCCCTAAATGTTGTCTCTGATGGGTTGGAGGCAAAGCTGGAGCAGTTAAAGCTGTCAGATTAA
- the lgi3 gene encoding leucine-rich repeat LGI family member 3 produces the protein MLRLGEKWMRLVCFSLLCLWLCLPRESFARRASKVPRCPATCSCTKDSAFCVDTKTIPKSFPPGIISLTMVNAAFQTIPEGAFSHLHLLQFLLLNSNTFTTVADDAFAGLSHLQYLFIENNDIQSLSKHTFRGLKSLTHLSLSNNNLQHLPRDLFKHLEILTDLDLRGNSFRCDCKIKWLVDWMEKTNTSVPAIYCASPFEFQGRRIHDLTPRDFNCISADFAVYETFPFHSVSVESYEFSEDQFVVFAQPDSGFCTLYVWDHVEMVFRSSHNITSRSAVYCKPVVINNTLYMVVAQLFGGSHIYKWEEDPQRFIKIQDIDTSRVRKPNFVETFKLDEEWYFVVADSSKAGSTSIYRWNSNGFYSHQSLHPWHRDTHVEFLDVGGKPHLILSSASQTPVVYQWNRSQKQFVFHSQITEVADVQMVKHFWVRRALYLCLTRFIGDSKILRWEGQRFVEIQTLPSRGSMAVYPFSVGLRQYLILGSDFSFSRVYLWDDLTQRFQPFQELNMRAPRGFNLVSVDDKDFLLSASFKGNTLAYQHLVVDLSAK, from the exons ATGCTGAGACTTGGGGAGAAATGGATGAGGCTGGTCTGCTTTTCCCTTCTGTGTCTGTGGCTCTGCCTGCCAAGGGAATCCTTTGCCAGGAGAGCCTCCAAGGTACCCCGCTGCCCTGCAACCTGCTCCTGCACCAAAGACAGTGCCTTCTGTGTGGACACCAAGACCATCCCCAAAAGCTTTCCTCCTGGGATCATCTCTCT GACGATGGTGAACGCAGCCTTTCAAACAATCCCAGAGGGGGCTTTCTCGCACCTTCACCTGCTGCAGTTCTT GCTCCTGAACTCCAACACTTTCACCACTGTTGCTGATGATGCTTTTGCTGGTCTATCCCACCTCCAATACTT GTTCATTGAGAATAATGATATCCAGAGTTTGTCCAAGCACACATTCAGAGGGCTCAAATCCTTAACTCATCT GTCTCTGTCAAACAACAACCTGCAGCACCTGCCCAGAGATCTCTTCAAACACTTGGAAATCCTGACAGACCT AGACCTGCGAGGGAATTCGTTCCGCTGTGACTGTAAGATCAAGTGGTTGGTGGACTGGATGGAGAAAACCAACACGTCTGTTCCTGCCATCTACTGTGCCAGCCCCTTTGAGTTCCAAGGTCGCAGGATCCATGATCTCACACCCAGAGACTTCAACTGCATCAGCGCAG ATTTTGCTGTCTATGAAACGTTCCCCTTCCATTCTGTGTCTGTGGAGTCCTACGAGTTCAGTGAGGatcagtttgttgtttttgctcagcCCGACTCAGGGTTTTGCACGCTGTATGTTTGGGACCATGTGGAGATGGTCTTCAGGAGCTCCCACAACATTACAT CTCGCTCTGCCGTGTACTGCAAGCCTGTGGTGATCAACAACACTCTCTACATGGTTGTGGCTCAGCTATTTGGAGGATCTCATATATACAA GTGGGAAGAGGATCCCCAGCGCTTCATAAAGATCCAGGACATCGACACAAGCCGTGTGAGGAAGCCCAACTTTGTGGAGACCTTCAAGTTGGATGAAGAGTGGTACTTTGTGGTTGCTGACAGCTCCAAGGCAGGCTCCACCAGCATTTACCGCTGGAACAGCAACGGCTTCTACTCCCATCAGTCCCTCCATCCCTGGCATCGGGACACCCACGTAGAGTTCCTGGACGTGGGGGGAAAGCCTCATCTCATCCTTTCAAGTGCGTCTCAGACACCAGTGGTTTACCAATGGAACCGAAGCCAAAAGCAGTTTGTCTTCCATTCCCAAATAACAGAGGTGGCTGATGTTCAGATGGTCAAGCACTTCTGGGTGAGGAGAGCGCTCTACCTTTGCCTCACCCGCTTCATCGGTGACTCCAAGATCCTCCGCTGGGAAGGCCAGCGTTTTGTAGAGATCCAGACTCTCCCATCTCGGGGTTCGATGGCAGTCTATCCCTTCTCTGTGGGCCTCCGCCAGTACCTCATTCTGGGAAGTGATTTCTCCTTCTCCAGGGTATACTTGTGGGATGATCTCACCCAGCGCTTTCAGCCCTTCCAGGAGCTCAACATGAGAGCCCCAAGAGGGTTCAACCTGGTATCTGTGGATGACAAGGACTTCCTTCTGTCTGCCAGCTTCAAAGGAAATACCCTGGCTTACCAGCACCTGGTGGTGGATCTCAGTGCCAAATGA
- the ccdc92 gene encoding coiled-coil domain-containing protein 92 — protein MASANVTLENQLHSAQKNLLFLQQDHANTLKGLHAEIRRLQQQCTDLTYELTVRSSDPSNDGEIKCLELQRRCEELETQLKKKEEENTELLRDLEQKNAMISVLENTIKEREKKYLEELKMKSHKLAVLSGELEQRASTIAYLTSQLHATKKKLLAGSSSEASPNVSPVTSYKPTPPPSKDRQPETPRRRMKKSLSQPLHSELTEVYRLGSDGRRVVLRETVEAMPDPTPFLQAGRESPELQVVRERPAVIPPITSDRSPIPPLGASPSPRHSPARDRQHRAHVGVAHRIPHGAPPLAPVHTELETLAVDQVSEEKVVRKRSGADRTV, from the exons ATGGCATCTGCAAATGTCACACTGGAAAACCAGCTGCACAGTGCACAGAAAAACCTGCTCTTCCTCCAGCAGGACCATGCTAACACACTGAAGGGGCTGCATGCAGAGATCCGTAGGCTCCAGCAGCAGTGCACAG ACCTGACCTACGAACTTACTGTGAGAAGCTCTGATCCCTCGA ACGACGGTGAGATCAAATGCCTGGAACTGCAAAGGCGATGTGAAGAGCTTGAGACACAGCTCaagaagaaagaggaggagaacacGGAGCTACTCAGGGACCTTGAGCAAAAGAATGCCATGATTTCCGTCCTAGAAAACACCATTAAGGAGAGGGAGAAGAAATACTTGGAAGAGCTGAAGATGAAGAGCCACAAGCTGGCTGTTCTGTCTGGAGAGCTGGAGCAGAGAGCAAGCACCATTGCTTACCTCACCTCCCAGCTTCACGCCAccaagaaaaagcttttagcaGGTAGCTCCTCTGAGGCCAGTCCTAATGTGAGTCCTGTCACCTCATACAAGCCCACCCCTCCTCCTTCTAAAGACAGGCAGCCTGAAACTCCCCGTCGGCGCATGAAGAAGAGCCTTTCCCAGCCCCTCCACTCAGAGCTGACTGAAGTTTACCGCCTCGGCTCAGACGGCAGGCGGGTGGTGCTTCGGGAGACGGTCGAAGCCATGCCCGACCCCACACCCTTCCTTCAGGCAGGGAGAGAGTCTCCTGAACTGCAGGTGGTGCGCGAGCGGCCTGCTGTCATCCCGCCCATCACCTCTGACCGCTCCCCCATCCCCCCACTTGGTGCCTCGCCCAGTCCCCGTCACAGCCCGGCCCGGGACCGTCAGCACAGGGCTCATGTGGGGGTGGCCCACCGCATCCCTCATGGAGCTCCTCCCTTGGCCCCAGTGCACACAGAGCTGGAGACCCTGGCAGTGGATCAGGTCAGCGAGGAAAAGGTCGTGCGGAAGCGCTCCGGAGCCGACAGGACAGTCTGA